The genomic stretch ATAATAACAATTATTACTGGACTACGCAATCAACCAACAAATTCACTAGGACACCTTCTACCAATAGGAACACCAAACATACTAATTATTCCACTAATTCTTATTGAAACTGTTAGCCTATTTATTCGACCCATCGCACTTGGTGTACGACTAACTGCGAATCTAACAGCTGGCCACCTGCTAATACAACTAATTTCTATTGCAACACTAACACTCATATCAACCATACCAACTATTGCAGTCCTATCATTTAGCGTCCTATTATTATTAACCCTATTAGAAATAGCAGTCGCTATAATCCAAGCATATGTATTTGTGCTCCTAGTAACCCTATACCTTCAAGAAAACATGTAA from Eublepharis macularius isolate Emac3 mitochondrion, complete genome encodes the following:
- the ATP6 gene encoding ATP synthase F0 subunit 6 (TAA stop codon is completed by the addition of 3' A residues to the mRNA), which translates into the protein MMLNFFNQFSSPLILGIPLLPLAMLAPTFIMIPRTTLTTNRLIIIQQWIMKQITKQLMLPIKTKGHKWALTLTTLMASILMMNLLGLLPYTFTPTTQLSMNLGIAMPLWMMTIITGLRNQPTNSLGHLLPMGTPNMLIIPLILIETVSLFIRPIALGVRLTANLTAGHLLMQLISIATLTLMSTMPTIAVLSFSVLLLLTLLEMAVAMIQAYVFVLLVTLYLQENM